The Celeribacter marinus genome window below encodes:
- a CDS encoding cell division protein FtsQ/DivIB produces the protein MQPINSGQFRPAPLPPTTARRAVDGGSALVSEAVARVMGGRSKSVDAPALPRDPAPSRTAYRMSRLWLTPSFRFFMRRMAPVLGIAACVAIWFADADHRQNFADSYGAVKREVQNRPEFMVKLMAVDGVSDGLAQTVRDVAHVEFPVSSFELDLEGMMERIEGLDAVADVGLRVRAGGILQVDVTERVPTFVWRGPNGLELLDHTGHRVAQIDSRLEFPNLPLVAGEGANIMIAQAASILRVSGPILPRVRGLMRIGERRWDIVLDHGQTILLPEKNPIGALAQVIALDQAQDLLDRDVTHVDLRNPSRPTLRLTEIAHDDMRKIKGLELGVSFQ, from the coding sequence ATGCAACCGATAAACAGCGGCCAGTTTCGCCCCGCACCCTTGCCGCCTACCACCGCGCGCCGCGCTGTTGATGGAGGCTCCGCATTGGTGTCCGAGGCCGTAGCGCGTGTGATGGGCGGGCGCAGCAAGAGTGTCGACGCGCCCGCGTTGCCGCGTGATCCTGCGCCATCGCGCACCGCCTACCGGATGAGCCGCCTCTGGCTCACCCCGTCTTTTCGGTTCTTTATGCGCCGGATGGCTCCGGTGTTGGGCATTGCGGCTTGTGTGGCTATTTGGTTTGCGGATGCAGATCATCGCCAAAATTTTGCGGACAGCTACGGCGCGGTGAAACGCGAGGTTCAAAACCGTCCCGAATTTATGGTCAAACTGATGGCCGTAGACGGTGTGTCGGACGGCCTTGCGCAAACCGTGCGCGACGTTGCACATGTTGAATTCCCCGTATCATCTTTTGAACTTGATCTTGAAGGGATGATGGAGCGGATCGAAGGGCTTGATGCGGTCGCTGATGTCGGTTTGCGTGTGCGTGCAGGCGGCATTTTGCAGGTCGATGTCACCGAGCGGGTGCCAACATTCGTGTGGCGCGGTCCAAACGGACTTGAGCTGTTGGATCATACCGGCCACCGCGTGGCCCAAATCGACAGCCGCCTTGAGTTTCCAAACCTGCCCTTGGTGGCGGGTGAGGGCGCGAATATTATGATCGCGCAGGCCGCATCCATTCTACGCGTGTCCGGCCCAATTTTGCCGCGTGTGCGTGGCCTGATGCGGATTGGCGAGCGGCGTTGGGACATTGTGCTGGACCACGGCCAAACCATTTTGCTACCCGAAAAAAATCCGATCGGCGCTTTGGCGCAGGTGATTGCGCTTGACCAAGCCCAAGACCTTTTGGATCGCGATGTAACCCATGTGGACCTGCGCAACCCGTCGCGGCCCACCTTACGACTGACCGAGATCGCGCATGACGATATGCGAAAGATCAAAGGTTTGGAACTTGGAGTGTCCTTTCAATGA
- a CDS encoding D-alanine--D-alanine ligase, which produces MGMSSRQSPKVAVLMGGPSAEREVSLSSGRGCAAALRDEGFDVVEIDAGDDVAARLLAARPDVVFNALHGRYGEDGCIQGLLEWLKLPYTHSGVLSSALAMDKEKTKEIYRAVGLPVAESRLATRAEVEAGHVMAPPYVVKPYNEGSSVGVYIVHEGSNAPRMADDMPAVVMVEAFAPGRELTCTVMGERALCVTDIIVDGWYDFEAKYTAGGSRHVCPADIPADIAAACQDYALRAHAALGCRGVSRTDFRWDEAKGVAGLILLETNTQPGMTPTSLSPEQAQEAGLSYGQFVTWMVEDASCNR; this is translated from the coding sequence GTGGGTATGTCGAGCAGGCAATCCCCGAAAGTAGCGGTATTGATGGGTGGCCCAAGCGCAGAGCGCGAGGTGTCACTGTCGTCTGGGCGTGGATGCGCAGCCGCACTGAGGGACGAAGGATTTGATGTGGTAGAGATTGATGCGGGCGATGATGTCGCCGCGCGTCTCTTGGCCGCGCGCCCCGATGTAGTATTTAATGCCCTGCATGGCCGTTACGGCGAAGATGGCTGTATCCAAGGTCTGCTTGAATGGCTCAAACTTCCCTACACACATTCTGGCGTTTTGTCGTCTGCCTTGGCGATGGACAAGGAAAAGACCAAAGAGATTTACCGTGCTGTTGGATTGCCTGTCGCCGAAAGCCGTTTGGCCACGCGCGCCGAGGTTGAGGCAGGCCATGTAATGGCACCTCCCTACGTGGTGAAGCCCTATAATGAGGGCTCGTCTGTGGGGGTCTATATCGTCCATGAGGGCAGCAACGCGCCGCGCATGGCCGATGATATGCCCGCCGTTGTGATGGTCGAGGCCTTTGCTCCGGGGCGTGAGTTGACGTGCACCGTGATGGGCGAACGCGCCTTGTGCGTGACCGACATCATCGTCGATGGTTGGTATGATTTCGAGGCGAAATACACCGCCGGTGGATCGCGCCACGTTTGCCCCGCGGATATTCCCGCCGATATTGCCGCCGCTTGTCAGGACTATGCTCTGCGTGCGCACGCAGCACTCGGGTGTCGTGGTGTCTCGCGCACTGATTTCCGGTGGGACGAGGCCAAGGGCGTTGCGGGTCTGATCTTGTTGGAAACCAACACGCAACCGGGCATGACTCCGACATCTCTGTCGCCCGAACAGGCCCAAGAGGCCGGATTGAGCTATGGCCAGTTTGTCACGTGGATGGTGGAGGATGCGTCATGCAACCGATAA
- the murB gene encoding UDP-N-acetylmuramate dehydrogenase, which produces MTVYPDTRGPLTLQRPLADLTWLRVGGPADALFQPADVDDLQAFLARLAPDVPVFAMGVGSNLIVRDGGLRAVVIRMGRGFNAIEIDAKAGRVTAGVAALDAHVARKAAAQGLDLTFLRTIPGAIGGAVRMNAGCYGSYVADHFVSARALTRAGALVTLTKDDLNFQYRQSDLPDGWVLIEATFEAEHADAAMLEARMHDQLAKRDATQPVKERSAGSTFRNPAGFSSTGKADDVHDLKAWKVIDDAGMRGARVGGAQMSEKHSNFMINTGAATAHDLESLGEDVRKKVFQNSGLTLEWEIMRVGEFDGEPIPAGLPKA; this is translated from the coding sequence ATGACAGTTTATCCCGATACCCGTGGCCCGCTTACGCTACAACGCCCACTTGCCGATCTCACATGGTTGCGTGTGGGTGGTCCTGCTGACGCGCTGTTTCAACCCGCTGATGTTGACGATCTACAGGCCTTCCTTGCGCGACTTGCCCCCGATGTGCCGGTCTTTGCGATGGGTGTTGGGTCCAATCTTATCGTGCGCGATGGCGGTCTTCGGGCGGTTGTGATACGTATGGGGCGCGGCTTTAACGCCATTGAGATCGATGCAAAGGCGGGTCGGGTGACCGCTGGAGTTGCCGCGCTTGATGCGCATGTGGCGCGCAAGGCGGCCGCACAGGGGCTTGATCTGACGTTTTTGCGCACAATTCCCGGAGCAATCGGGGGCGCTGTGCGGATGAACGCAGGGTGCTACGGCTCCTATGTGGCGGATCATTTCGTGTCAGCGCGTGCACTCACGCGGGCCGGTGCATTGGTCACGCTCACCAAAGACGATTTAAACTTTCAATACCGCCAAAGCGATCTGCCGGACGGTTGGGTTTTGATTGAGGCCACGTTTGAAGCCGAGCACGCGGATGCGGCGATGTTGGAGGCACGCATGCACGATCAACTTGCCAAACGTGATGCGACCCAACCCGTCAAGGAGCGCAGCGCAGGGTCGACCTTTCGCAATCCTGCGGGCTTTAGCTCGACTGGCAAGGCCGATGATGTCCATGATCTCAAGGCATGGAAGGTCATCGATGACGCAGGTATGCGCGGTGCACGCGTGGGCGGCGCACAGATGAGCGAGAAGCATTCCAACTTTATGATTAACACAGGTGCCGCTACCGCGCATGATTTGGAATCTTTGGGTGAAGATGTCCGAAAAAAAGTGTTCCAAAATTCGGGACTTACGTTAGAGTGGGAAATTATGCGTGTCGGTGAGTTTGACGGGGAGCCAATTCCCGCAGGTCTTCCCAAGGCGTAA
- a CDS encoding DUF2484 family protein: MSISLILACLWAIAANVVAMVPSKSNHWRQAYVLIAAGVPIVGYVTYENGPWVGLIVLAAGVSILRWPVIYFGRWLKRTTIKGPAE; this comes from the coding sequence ATGTCTATTTCCCTTATTTTGGCGTGCCTTTGGGCTATTGCCGCCAATGTCGTTGCGATGGTTCCGTCCAAAAGCAACCATTGGCGCCAAGCCTATGTGTTGATCGCCGCCGGTGTGCCGATCGTGGGCTACGTGACGTATGAGAATGGTCCGTGGGTTGGATTGATCGTCTTGGCCGCTGGCGTGTCGATCCTGCGGTGGCCCGTGATTTATTTTGGTCGCTGGCTGAAGCGCACGACGATTAAAGGTCCGGCAGAGTGA
- a CDS encoding APC family permease, with translation MAEALKRRIGPVLLTAYGVGVMVGAGIYVLVGAVAAHAGIYAPLAFLLAGLIAAPSALSYSELSTRIPQAAGEAAYIEAGFGSRTLGVIVGLGIVAAGTVSAAAVLRGGAGYLTGVFDLPWDIVVIVLGGGLITVALVGVLESLALAALFTMIEIGGLALVIWAGWSAPVSPDWAAPASLYLPGIGVAATLAFFAFIGFEDIVNMAEEVRNPTRTLPIAIIASLLITTLLYAGVTTAAVRAVPIDALALSDRPLALVYEAARGGDGRMLSLIAVVAALNGVLAQMVMAARVLYGLGQRGGVLGVFHHAHARFGTPVFATLLVGVCVIVAALTLPVADLAGVTSFILLIVFALVNGALIDLKRRTPSAPFRVPNWVPYMGLVLSVLALVVFGLAGQGL, from the coding sequence ATGGCTGAGGCGTTAAAGCGGCGCATCGGGCCGGTGTTGCTCACGGCATATGGCGTGGGCGTGATGGTTGGCGCGGGGATTTACGTCTTGGTGGGGGCTGTTGCTGCCCATGCAGGGATCTACGCGCCCCTTGCCTTTTTGCTTGCGGGGCTAATCGCTGCTCCATCGGCGCTATCTTATTCCGAGCTGTCCACCCGCATTCCCCAAGCCGCAGGGGAGGCCGCTTATATTGAGGCGGGGTTCGGCTCGCGCACGCTTGGCGTCATTGTCGGGCTTGGCATTGTGGCGGCGGGCACCGTGTCGGCTGCGGCCGTTTTGCGCGGGGGCGCGGGCTATCTCACGGGTGTGTTTGATCTGCCGTGGGATATTGTGGTGATCGTGCTTGGGGGAGGTTTGATCACGGTCGCCCTCGTTGGAGTGCTTGAAAGCCTAGCACTTGCCGCCCTCTTTACGATGATCGAAATCGGCGGATTGGCGTTGGTGATCTGGGCCGGATGGAGCGCGCCCGTGTCGCCCGATTGGGCCGCACCTGCATCGCTCTACCTGCCAGGAATCGGCGTCGCGGCCACACTCGCGTTCTTTGCCTTCATCGGATTCGAGGACATCGTGAACATGGCCGAGGAGGTCCGTAATCCCACGCGCACCCTACCGATTGCCATTATCGCGTCCCTTCTCATTACGACACTGCTCTATGCTGGCGTAACAACTGCGGCGGTGCGTGCCGTGCCGATAGATGCGTTGGCCCTGTCCGATCGTCCACTGGCGCTTGTGTATGAAGCGGCGCGGGGGGGCGATGGTCGCATGTTGTCGTTGATTGCTGTCGTGGCGGCGCTCAATGGCGTGCTTGCGCAAATGGTGATGGCGGCACGCGTGCTCTACGGATTGGGGCAGCGCGGCGGGGTGTTGGGTGTGTTTCACCACGCACATGCGCGCTTTGGGACGCCTGTTTTTGCGACGCTTCTGGTCGGCGTCTGTGTGATCGTTGCGGCGCTGACGTTGCCAGTGGCGGATTTGGCGGGGGTTACCTCGTTCATTTTGTTGATCGTCTTTGCCTTGGTCAATGGCGCGTTGATTGATCTTAAACGCCGCACGCCATCCGCGCCGTTTCGCGTTCCCAACTGGGTGCCTTATATGGGTTTGGTTTTGTCTGTTTTGGCTTTGGTCGTCTTTGGACTGGCGGGACAGGGGCTTTGA
- the murC gene encoding UDP-N-acetylmuramate--L-alanine ligase, whose protein sequence is MNATTKLPTEIGPIHFVGIGGIGMSGIAEVLLNFGYTVQGSDLKASKITDRLAELGAEIFVGQKAENLENAEVVVISSAIKTGNPELDAARLKGLPVVRRAEMLAELMRLKSNIAVAGTHGKTTTTTMVAALLDQGGIDPTVINGGIIHAYGSNARVGESDWMVVEADESDGTFNRLPATIAIVTNIDPEHMEHWGDFDTLRKGFYDFVSNIPFYGLAVCCTDHPEVQSLVGKITDRRVVTYGFNAQADVRATNLTYKKGVAHFDIVLATDGITIEGCTLPMPGDHNVSNALSAVAVARHLGMKAAEIKQALAEFGGVNRRFTRVGEVNGVTIIDDYGHHPVEIAAVLKAARQAIGDEGGRVIAVHQPHRYSRLHSLFEDFCTCFNEADVVGIADIYAAGEEPIEGAGRDDLVAGLIRHGHRHARAVTSEDDLERLVREQARDGDIVVCLGAGTISTWATGLPARLSKP, encoded by the coding sequence ATGAACGCAACGACAAAACTTCCCACCGAAATCGGTCCCATCCATTTTGTCGGTATTGGCGGCATCGGCATGTCGGGCATTGCGGAAGTGTTGTTGAACTTTGGCTACACCGTTCAGGGGTCCGACCTAAAAGCGTCGAAGATCACCGACCGTCTGGCTGAGCTTGGCGCGGAGATTTTTGTGGGCCAAAAGGCCGAAAATCTTGAAAATGCCGAAGTTGTCGTGATTTCATCGGCCATTAAAACGGGCAACCCCGAACTGGATGCAGCACGCCTCAAGGGACTGCCTGTTGTGCGCCGTGCGGAAATGCTTGCCGAATTGATGCGTCTCAAATCCAACATCGCCGTTGCGGGGACGCACGGCAAAACCACAACCACGACCATGGTCGCGGCCCTCTTGGATCAAGGCGGCATTGACCCAACCGTGATCAACGGCGGTATTATCCACGCCTATGGCTCGAATGCGCGTGTGGGCGAGAGCGATTGGATGGTGGTGGAGGCCGATGAGAGTGACGGCACGTTTAACCGCCTACCCGCGACGATCGCCATTGTGACCAATATCGATCCCGAACACATGGAACATTGGGGCGATTTCGACACGCTGCGCAAAGGCTTTTACGACTTTGTGTCCAACATCCCGTTTTACGGTTTGGCCGTGTGCTGTACCGATCACCCCGAGGTGCAAAGCCTCGTGGGCAAGATCACAGATCGCCGCGTGGTCACCTATGGCTTTAACGCCCAAGCGGACGTGCGCGCGACCAATCTGACCTATAAAAAGGGTGTCGCGCATTTTGACATCGTTCTGGCAACGGACGGGATTACGATCGAGGGCTGTACGCTACCGATGCCCGGAGATCACAACGTCTCCAACGCGCTGTCCGCCGTTGCCGTTGCCCGCCATCTGGGTATGAAGGCTGCCGAGATCAAACAAGCGCTTGCTGAGTTCGGGGGCGTCAACCGCCGCTTTACCCGTGTGGGCGAAGTGAATGGCGTGACCATCATTGACGACTATGGCCACCACCCCGTCGAGATTGCCGCCGTACTCAAGGCCGCCCGTCAGGCTATTGGCGACGAGGGCGGTCGTGTGATCGCCGTACACCAGCCGCATCGCTATTCGCGTCTACACTCGCTGTTCGAGGATTTTTGCACCTGCTTTAACGAGGCGGATGTGGTTGGCATTGCCGATATTTATGCAGCTGGCGAAGAACCGATTGAGGGCGCGGGCCGTGATGACCTCGTCGCGGGTCTGATCCGTCACGGTCACCGTCATGCGCGTGCGGTGACGTCCGAGGACGATCTGGAGCGACTGGTGCGTGAGCAAGCACGCGACGGCGATATTGTCGTATGCCTTGGGGCAGGGACAATTTCCACATGGGCGACCGGCCTGCCTGCGCGCCTGTCCAAACCCTAG
- the murG gene encoding undecaprenyldiphospho-muramoylpentapeptide beta-N-acetylglucosaminyltransferase, giving the protein MTQSAPLLVIAAGGTGGHMFPAQALAEVMIARGWRVKLSTDARGARYTGGFPQAVDIEQLPSATFARGGVVAKLSAPLKIAGGVFKALRKFRRDRPAVVVGFGGYPAIPAVAAATLLKLPRMIHEQNGVLGRVNKVFATRVDHVACGTWPTDLPEGVVGTHVGNPVRRSVMDKAGAPYIAPGDYPMEILVIGGSQGARITSDSVPAAIAALPDAVKANLRVSQQARPEDVERVEAYYAQSGIGADIKTFFDDIPKRMSEAQLVIARAGASTVADISVIGRPSILIPFAAATGDHQTANARGLVDAGAAIMIPESQISVATLSEQIALVMGNADGAAQMARSALSVGKPHAATELADMVVELAAQ; this is encoded by the coding sequence ATGACACAATCCGCTCCTCTCCTTGTGATCGCCGCTGGCGGAACAGGGGGGCATATGTTCCCTGCTCAGGCATTGGCCGAAGTGATGATTGCGCGCGGGTGGCGCGTTAAACTCTCCACCGATGCACGCGGTGCGCGCTACACCGGTGGCTTTCCACAGGCCGTCGACATTGAACAGCTGCCATCCGCAACCTTTGCGCGCGGCGGTGTTGTGGCCAAACTTTCGGCCCCGTTGAAAATCGCGGGCGGTGTGTTCAAGGCTTTGCGCAAGTTTCGTCGTGATCGCCCCGCCGTTGTCGTAGGCTTTGGCGGCTATCCCGCTATTCCTGCCGTGGCCGCCGCCACGCTGTTGAAGCTGCCGCGCATGATCCACGAGCAAAACGGTGTGCTTGGTCGCGTCAACAAGGTCTTTGCGACCCGTGTCGATCATGTTGCGTGTGGGACATGGCCCACAGATTTGCCCGAGGGCGTTGTGGGCACCCATGTTGGCAATCCCGTGCGCCGCTCTGTGATGGACAAAGCCGGTGCGCCCTATATTGCCCCGGGGGACTACCCGATGGAAATTCTGGTGATTGGTGGCTCTCAGGGCGCGCGGATCACCTCCGATAGTGTGCCCGCCGCGATTGCTGCCCTGCCTGACGCCGTAAAGGCAAATCTACGTGTGAGCCAACAGGCGCGCCCCGAAGACGTGGAACGCGTCGAGGCCTATTATGCCCAAAGTGGTATTGGCGCGGATATTAAAACCTTCTTTGACGACATCCCCAAACGCATGAGCGAGGCGCAGCTCGTGATTGCCCGCGCAGGTGCGTCGACCGTTGCGGATATTTCCGTGATTGGCCGCCCGTCGATCCTGATCCCGTTTGCCGCCGCTACTGGGGATCACCAAACGGCCAATGCGCGTGGTCTGGTCGATGCTGGAGCCGCAATTATGATCCCCGAGAGCCAAATCAGCGTGGCCACCTTGTCCGAGCAGATTGCATTGGTTATGGGCAACGCAGACGGTGCCGCACAAATGGCGCGCTCGGCCTTGTCGGTGGGCAAGCCTCACGCCGCAACCGAGCTGGCCGATATGGTCGTAGAACTGGCCGCGCAATAA
- the ftsW gene encoding putative lipid II flippase FtsW has product MTEMVYGSIPQRDGEPVLPRWWRTIDRWSLAAVFVLFGIGLLLGLAASPPLAQKNNLTDFYYVQRQTFFGSLALITMVLMSLMDPQKVRRLGVLGFIAAFVALMLLPVFGTDFGKGATRWFSLGFASVQPSEFLKPAFVITAAWLMAAAHDVGGPPGRLYSFMLVSVIVVLLALQPDFGQASLILFSWGVMYFVGGAPMILLLILAGGIVAFGTVAYNNSEHFARRIDGFLNPDIDPTTQIGYATNAIREGGFFGVGVGEGTVKWSLPDAHTDFIIAVAAEEYGLILVMIILGLYATITVRALWRLMRERDPFIRLAGTGLACAFGVQAFINMGVAVRLLPAKGMTLPFVSYGGSSVIASGIALGALLAFTRTRPQGEIGDLLVRRGR; this is encoded by the coding sequence ATGACAGAAATGGTTTATGGCTCAATTCCCCAGCGGGATGGTGAGCCGGTTCTTCCGCGTTGGTGGCGTACCATCGACAGATGGTCCTTGGCGGCCGTGTTTGTTTTGTTCGGGATCGGGCTTTTGCTTGGTCTGGCGGCCTCGCCGCCGCTTGCGCAAAAGAACAATCTCACAGATTTCTATTACGTCCAGCGTCAGACGTTCTTTGGCTCACTTGCTTTGATCACGATGGTGTTGATGAGCTTGATGGACCCGCAAAAGGTGCGCCGTTTGGGCGTACTGGGGTTTATCGCTGCGTTTGTGGCGCTGATGCTATTGCCGGTGTTTGGCACCGACTTTGGCAAGGGGGCCACGCGGTGGTTTTCGCTCGGGTTCGCCTCCGTGCAGCCGTCCGAATTCCTCAAGCCGGCGTTTGTGATTACTGCCGCGTGGCTTATGGCTGCGGCGCATGATGTTGGTGGTCCTCCGGGGCGTCTCTATTCGTTCATGTTGGTGTCGGTTATTGTGGTTTTGCTCGCGCTTCAGCCCGATTTTGGACAGGCGTCGTTGATCTTGTTCAGTTGGGGTGTGATGTATTTTGTGGGCGGTGCACCCATGATCTTGTTGCTCATACTTGCGGGCGGGATCGTTGCATTTGGCACCGTAGCCTATAACAACTCCGAACACTTTGCGCGCCGCATTGACGGTTTTCTCAATCCAGATATCGATCCCACAACCCAAATCGGTTATGCGACGAACGCGATCCGCGAGGGTGGGTTTTTCGGTGTCGGCGTAGGCGAGGGGACCGTGAAATGGTCGCTGCCTGATGCCCATACCGATTTCATTATCGCGGTGGCCGCCGAAGAATATGGTCTGATCCTTGTGATGATCATTTTGGGTCTCTACGCCACAATCACCGTGCGTGCGCTGTGGCGTCTGATGCGCGAGCGTGACCCGTTTATCCGCCTTGCAGGCACGGGTCTGGCCTGTGCCTTTGGCGTCCAAGCCTTTATCAATATGGGTGTTGCGGTGCGGCTCTTGCCCGCCAAAGGCATGACCTTACCGTTCGTGTCCTATGGTGGCTCGTCCGTCATCGCGTCTGGCATCGCCCTTGGTGCGCTTTTGGCGTTTACCCGTACCCGCCCCCAAGGCGAGATTGGCGATTTGCTCGTTCGCCGTGGTCGCTAG
- the murD gene encoding UDP-N-acetylmuramoyl-L-alanine--D-glutamate ligase: protein MIPVLGYEGQKVAVLGLGRSGLATARSLKEGGAQALCWDDSVEARDAAHAEGFEIHDLSKQGAFEGVACLVVSPGIPHLYPEPNKVIALAWDAGVPVDNDIGLFFRSLGQGDWMEHDTPPRVIAVTGSNGKSTTSALIHHILTENGTPSQLAGNIGRGVLDIEPPVEGEVIVLELSSYQTDLARALTPDVAVFTNLSPDHLDRHGGMGGYFAAKRRLFAEGGPDRAVIGVDEVEGQYLANQLVEGLGDARLIRISAERKLTTGWSVFARKGFLSEWRKGRQTTSIDLRAIDGLPGAHNHQNACAAYGACRAINIAPKTIELALVSFKGLPHRSQLIGEKDGVKFVNDSKATNVDAAAKALQAFPRIRWIAGGMGKDGGIADLAPHLGAVAKAYLIGFSARDFALQLGDTPYEICETMDVAVARAAADAQAGDTVLLAPAAASFDQYPNFERRGDDFAQAVEALL, encoded by the coding sequence ATGATCCCCGTTCTCGGATACGAAGGCCAAAAGGTCGCGGTTTTGGGGCTTGGCCGCTCCGGTCTTGCTACGGCGCGCTCGCTCAAAGAGGGCGGGGCACAGGCGCTATGTTGGGACGACAGCGTCGAGGCGCGTGATGCGGCGCACGCCGAAGGGTTCGAGATCCACGATCTGAGCAAACAAGGCGCGTTTGAGGGTGTGGCCTGTCTTGTCGTCAGCCCCGGCATCCCGCATCTGTATCCAGAACCAAACAAAGTGATTGCCCTTGCGTGGGACGCGGGCGTGCCGGTCGACAACGACATCGGTCTGTTCTTTCGCTCGCTCGGTCAGGGCGACTGGATGGAGCACGACACGCCACCGCGCGTGATTGCCGTGACGGGATCGAACGGTAAATCGACGACATCGGCGTTGATCCATCATATCCTCACCGAAAACGGCACGCCAAGCCAATTGGCGGGCAACATCGGGCGCGGCGTGTTGGACATTGAGCCGCCCGTTGAGGGCGAGGTGATCGTGTTGGAGCTGTCGTCCTATCAGACGGATTTGGCCCGCGCGCTGACCCCTGATGTGGCGGTGTTCACCAACCTGTCGCCTGATCATTTGGACCGTCACGGCGGCATGGGCGGATATTTCGCGGCCAAGCGGCGTTTGTTTGCCGAGGGCGGGCCAGATCGTGCCGTGATCGGAGTGGACGAGGTTGAGGGGCAGTATTTGGCCAATCAACTCGTTGAGGGATTGGGCGATGCGCGTTTGATCCGCATTTCAGCCGAACGCAAACTCACCACGGGATGGTCGGTTTTCGCGCGCAAAGGGTTCTTGTCGGAGTGGCGCAAGGGGCGTCAAACCACATCGATTGATCTGCGCGCCATCGACGGATTGCCCGGCGCGCACAATCACCAAAACGCCTGTGCGGCCTACGGCGCGTGTCGCGCGATCAACATTGCGCCAAAGACGATTGAATTGGCGCTCGTGTCCTTTAAGGGGCTTCCGCACCGATCGCAGTTGATTGGTGAAAAGGACGGTGTGAAGTTCGTCAACGACAGCAAAGCCACGAATGTCGATGCGGCCGCAAAGGCGCTACAGGCGTTTCCGCGGATCCGTTGGATTGCGGGCGGCATGGGCAAGGATGGCGGTATCGCTGATCTGGCCCCGCATCTGGGCGCGGTGGCGAAGGCCTATTTGATCGGGTTCTCTGCGCGCGATTTTGCGCTGCAACTGGGCGATACGCCCTACGAGATTTGCGAAACGATGGATGTGGCGGTAGCGCGAGCTGCGGCGGATGCACAGGCGGGTGATACGGTTTTGTTGGCCCCTGCGGCGGCGTCATTTGATCAATATCCCAATTTCGAGCGGCGTGGCGACGATTTTGCGCAGGCGGTCGAAGCCCTTTTATAA
- the mraY gene encoding phospho-N-acetylmuramoyl-pentapeptide-transferase, with product MLYWLTGLSDGGDVFNLFRYITMRAGGAFFTALIFGFIFGRPLIDFLRRRQGKGQPIREDGPESHFAKAGTPTMGGLLILTALLTSTLLWARLDNPYVWIVLFVTFAYGAIGFADDYSKVSKASTAGVSGRMRLLLGFIIALIASVWAAYVHPDELSNQLALPVFKDVLIDFGIFYIPFAMFVIVGAANSVNLTDGLDGLAIMPVMVASGTLGVIAYVVGRVDFTEYLGLHYVPGTGELLIFVAALIGGGLGFLWYNAPPAAVFMGDTGSLALGGALGAIAVVTKHEIVLGIVGGLFVVEALSVIIQVLYFKRTGKRVFLMAPIHHHYEKKGWAEPTIVIRFWIISLILALIGLATLKLR from the coding sequence ATGCTGTATTGGTTAACGGGACTTTCGGACGGTGGCGATGTATTCAACCTGTTTCGCTATATCACGATGCGGGCAGGCGGGGCGTTTTTCACGGCTTTGATCTTTGGGTTCATCTTTGGGCGTCCGTTGATCGATTTCTTGCGCCGCCGCCAAGGCAAAGGCCAACCTATTCGCGAGGATGGCCCCGAAAGTCACTTCGCCAAGGCCGGAACACCGACCATGGGCGGGCTGTTGATCTTGACCGCTTTGCTCACTTCGACCTTGCTCTGGGCGCGGCTCGATAATCCCTATGTGTGGATCGTTCTGTTTGTGACCTTTGCCTATGGGGCTATCGGTTTTGCGGATGACTACTCCAAAGTGTCAAAGGCCTCAACGGCGGGTGTATCTGGTCGTATGCGTCTTTTGCTTGGGTTTATCATCGCGCTGATTGCCTCTGTTTGGGCGGCTTATGTGCATCCCGACGAGTTGTCCAATCAACTGGCCTTGCCTGTTTTCAAAGATGTTTTGATTGATTTTGGCATTTTCTACATTCCTTTTGCGATGTTTGTCATCGTTGGCGCGGCTAATTCCGTGAACCTGACGGATGGGTTGGACGGCTTGGCAATTATGCCGGTCATGGTCGCCTCTGGGACGCTCGGTGTGATTGCTTATGTCGTCGGACGCGTCGACTTTACCGAATATCTTGGCCTGCATTACGTGCCCGGTACGGGCGAATTGTTGATTTTCGTGGCCGCACTCATTGGCGGCGGCTTGGGCTTTTTGTGGTACAACGCCCCACCGGCTGCTGTGTTCATGGGCGATACCGGTTCCTTGGCGCTTGGTGGCGCTTTGGGTGCCATCGCGGTTGTGACCAAACACGAAATCGTTTTGGGCATTGTTGGCGGCTTGTTCGTGGTTGAGGCGCTATCGGTGATTATCCAAGTGCTGTATTTCAAGCGGACAGGAAAGCGCGTGTTTCTCATGGCCCCGATCCATCACCACTACGAGAAAAAGGGATGGGCAGAACCCACGATTGTGATCCGCTTTTGGATTATCTCGCTCATTCTCGCGCTGATCGGTCTGGCCACGCTAAAACTGCGCTAG